Proteins encoded by one window of Panicum virgatum strain AP13 chromosome 7N, P.virgatum_v5, whole genome shotgun sequence:
- the LOC120683049 gene encoding SUMO-conjugating enzyme SCE1-like, giving the protein MASGGIARSRLAEERKTWRRSHPHGFVAKPETLPDGSVNLLVWKCVVPGKEGTDWEGGYFPLTLNFPEDYPSNPPVCKFPAGFFHVNVYPTGAVCLSILSSAWKASITVSQILIGIQELLDNPNPASPAQDPCCRLYKKNKHAYKDRVRQQAKQYPSLL; this is encoded by the exons ATGGCGTCCGGCGGCATCGCCCGCAGCCGCCTCGCCGAGGAGCGCAAGACGTGGCGCAGGAGCCACCCCCAT GGGTTCGTGGCGAAGCCGGAGACGCTGCCGGATGGGTCCGTCAACCTCCTGGTCTGGAAGTGCGTCGTCCCCGGCAAGGAAGGC ACTGACTGGGAGGGCGGATATTTCCCGCTGACTCTGAATTTTCCTGAAGATTACCCAAGCAACCCTCCTGTCTGCAAGTTCCCAGCAGGGTTCTTCCATGTCAATGTCTACCCTACTGGAGCAGTGTGCCTATCAATACTCAGCAGT GCATGGAAAGCTTCCATCACAGTTAGTCAAATCCTCATAGGCATCCAGGAGTTGCTTGATAATCCTAATCCAGCGTCTCCTGCACAGGATCCTTGTTGTCGGCTCTACAAAAAG AATAAGCATGCGTACAAGGATCGTGTTCGTCAGCAGGCAAAGCAATATCCTTCACTTCTGTAG